A genomic window from Chitinivibrionales bacterium includes:
- a CDS encoding HD domain-containing protein — MKEVDLSQIAIGKKTSLAFYSRDGHLLLSQDVMVEPHHIEALRRNNNTTLYVKDSEDDEIQKLIEKQYTIEDIELDGNGKKKALTDDIPPEIPLEPEAPKALELAEFKGIKSGREGFEQLNNSSKAADIDKDISSETGMGDPSGPPLSEQCKEIDVSERTEEYKGKIAFSYSNALSEVALVMNTLANGHATNGRNLRAIVERFVETFVNDKNILLNISGIKPRGQDYLYNHTLNVCLLSINIAAANNYSREQVVEIGMGALLHDVGMLLTPKNIRLKKGRLDRDELFEIHKHSIIGLHLLENVSRLPRQVPIVAYQNHERDNKLGYPKRRSRRLIHSYARIVQIADVFEALSSPRVYRPAFTPYKGMEALIKLTRKGFISGELLRAFLTYSSLFPVGSLVELSSGSIARVIKANGRSFTKPNVSVLTDNNKSLLSRDTIYQVDLTRETDTSITHALPYGSLDGMHIMDGF; from the coding sequence ATGAAAGAAGTCGATTTATCACAGATAGCCATAGGTAAAAAGACGAGCCTGGCATTTTACAGCCGTGACGGCCATCTTCTCCTCTCCCAGGATGTCATGGTAGAACCGCACCATATCGAAGCACTGCGGCGAAACAATAACACAACCTTATATGTTAAAGATTCCGAAGATGATGAGATCCAGAAACTAATCGAGAAACAGTATACCATTGAAGATATTGAACTTGACGGAAATGGAAAAAAGAAGGCTCTCACCGACGATATACCTCCAGAAATACCTTTAGAACCCGAAGCGCCCAAAGCGCTCGAACTGGCCGAATTCAAGGGGATTAAATCGGGCCGGGAAGGATTTGAGCAATTAAACAACAGTTCCAAAGCTGCCGATATCGACAAAGATATCAGTTCCGAAACCGGTATGGGAGATCCTTCAGGGCCGCCCCTCTCCGAACAATGTAAAGAAATCGACGTTTCGGAACGGACCGAAGAGTACAAGGGAAAAATCGCGTTCTCCTATAGCAACGCTTTGTCTGAAGTTGCCCTGGTGATGAACACTCTGGCCAACGGCCATGCAACCAATGGCCGTAATCTCCGCGCTATCGTCGAACGATTCGTCGAAACATTTGTTAACGACAAAAATATTCTCCTCAACATTTCGGGAATCAAGCCCCGGGGGCAGGACTATCTGTACAATCACACGCTCAATGTCTGCCTGTTGTCGATAAATATCGCCGCTGCCAACAATTACAGCCGGGAACAGGTTGTGGAAATTGGTATGGGCGCGCTCCTCCACGATGTCGGGATGCTGTTGACGCCGAAAAATATCCGCCTGAAAAAGGGGCGCCTCGACCGGGATGAACTCTTTGAAATTCATAAACATTCGATTATCGGGCTCCACCTTCTCGAAAATGTAAGCCGCCTTCCGAGACAGGTGCCCATTGTCGCCTACCAGAACCATGAACGCGACAACAAACTGGGCTATCCCAAGCGACGGTCCAGACGGTTGATCCACTCCTACGCCCGGATCGTACAAATAGCCGATGTCTTCGAAGCCCTCTCTTCACCCAGAGTCTACCGGCCTGCATTCACCCCATACAAGGGCATGGAAGCCCTTATCAAGCTGACACGGAAAGGGTTTATCTCCGGAGAATTGCTCCGCGCTTTTCTCACCTACTCCTCCCTTTTCCCGGTCGGCAGCCTGGTGGAATTAAGCTCCGGCTCCATCGCCCGGGTAATAAAGGCAAACGGAAGATCGTTTACAAAACCGAATGTATCGGTGCTTACCGACAACAACAAATCGCTTCTTTCCCGGGATACGATATACCAGGTCGATCTCACCAGAGAAACCGATACCAGTATAACCCATGCCCTTCCCTACGGCTCACTCGACGGCATGCATATTATGGACGGATTTTAA
- a CDS encoding methyltransferase domain-containing protein — protein sequence MELPNKLNVGSGRDFQEDCINIDIDPYWHPDVVFNLNEPFPPPEKTRFTSGRFGEIEFTPGMFDSIIAHDVLEHLRELPVAMTSFLHLLKEEGTLIATVPYDLSYGAWQDPTHIRAFNERSWAYYTDWYWYVGWTDYRFDTRKLSFGLSEIGEQLRARGGALADILRVPRAVDTMSIILAKVKPNEQDRHLAGRAMKGYEKGR from the coding sequence ATGGAATTACCAAACAAGCTCAATGTCGGCAGCGGACGGGATTTTCAGGAGGATTGTATCAATATCGATATCGACCCTTACTGGCATCCCGATGTGGTCTTTAATCTTAACGAGCCCTTTCCACCACCGGAAAAAACCCGGTTCACCAGCGGACGATTCGGTGAGATCGAGTTTACTCCCGGCATGTTCGATTCGATAATTGCCCATGATGTGCTCGAGCATCTCCGGGAACTTCCCGTTGCCATGACCAGTTTTTTACACCTCCTCAAAGAAGAAGGCACCCTGATCGCGACCGTGCCCTACGACCTCTCCTATGGCGCCTGGCAGGACCCGACCCATATCCGGGCATTCAACGAACGGTCCTGGGCCTACTACACCGACTGGTACTGGTATGTGGGATGGACCGACTACCGGTTTGACACCAGGAAACTGAGTTTCGGACTGAGTGAAATCGGCGAACAGCTTCGTGCCCGTGGCGGAGCACTGGCCGACATCCTGCGGGTCCCCCGGGCAGTCGATACCATGTCCATAATCCTGGCCAAAGTCAAACCAAACGAACAAGACCGGCACCTCGCCGGGCGGGCAATGAAAGGGTACGAGAAAGGACGGTGA